The Blastocatellia bacterium genomic interval CGCTTTTGGTATTTTTGGGATTGTAAGACTTTTCATAAAATAGTGCTAGTCTGGCTGGAAAAGTCTACTAGAATAAAATAGATAAAATGCTAGTTTTGTAAATAAATTATAGTAAAATCTAAAAGATAGTTACTTAAAGTTACTTAAAGCAATATTAATTATAAAATTATGGCTAAATTAAAAATAATCTCTCAATCCTTGCCAACACGTTGTGAAATTTGTCATCAAACAGATCAATTTGATGCAGAAACAGGTTATTGCTCCCGTTGTTTTGTTGTAATTGTTGGAGAAAATCCATCTATAAATCTCTCAAAAATAGAAAGTAATGAAAAAATATTTACTAAAACTAAGAAAATATCTAAACCTAAAGAAGTTACTTTAGAAGTAAATAATAATGGAATAACTATATCTTATAGCACTTTTGATAAAGATACAGTCTTAGGATTATCAGTATTCTTATTAGTTATTAGCGCAATTATTTATTTTGGTTTTTACTGGGTTGGAGGAGTATTAGCCTTAATGATGGGCTACGCGCTACTAGCAACTGTTCTAAATACTAGAGTAATAAAAGTAGACAAAGATAAAATAGATGTTTTGGAAGGCCCGTTTCCTATGGGTATCAATAAAGAGGTAAAAGTTAATCTTATTAAACACCTTTTCTACAAGAAAAATTCTTTGGATGATTATCAACTACAAGCAGTTTTAATAAATAATAATGTTATTGAAATATTACCAAATATCATTACTAAAAAAATTGCCAAATATCTAAAAAGTCAAATTGAAAAATATTTAGATATTCCTGAAAAACCAAATTGAAAAATAATTAAAATAATTAATTTAATAAACTTAGGAAAAATATTTTATGAATGAGATGATACGCACTTTTATTTGTATTGAACTGCCAAACAACTTAAAAACACAATTAGAAAAAGTAACAGAAGAACTAAAAAAACAAAGTAAAGCAAAAATTAGCTGGGTTAAAGCTAGTAATTTACATTTGACTCTAAGATTTTTAGGAGACGTTACTAAAGATCAAGTTTCTACTATTAAATCTTGTGTTGAACAAGCTAGCCAAAATACAAATAGCTTTGCCATTACTGCATCTGGACTAGGAACTTTTCCAAATACAAAACGGCCTAGAGTGTTTTGGATTGGCATTAATGACACAAGCAAAAGTTTATTATCATTGCAAAAGCATATAGAACAAGAATTAGTCAAAGCAGGTTTTGGTAGATCAGATTATCCATTTTCGCCACACCTTACCCTAGGGCGAGTTAAAGAAGGTAATGCACAGGAACTAGCTGAGAAATTATCAACAATGAAATTTGATCCAATAAATTTTGATGTTTCAGAACTTATTGTTATGCGTAGCGATTTAAGAGCAGGTGGATCACTTTACACTAGACTAGCAACTATAAAATTACTTAAAGAAAATTAATTAGCTGTAAAAAATTCCTCTTATAGCCAATGTCGTCTTTATTAAAGCTATTTCGCTTTACTCAGTAAAGATTTATGTAGACTGAAAACTTTATTTACTTACTTAAATAAGTAAGTTATAAACAGGAGGAATTTATATGGCGTTATCAGGAACAATGACAGTTGATATTAAACAAGGCAAGTCAATAACTGGGAGAGGAACGCTAGATTGGGATAATAGCGGCCAAGTTTGGTTTGATTATAGCGCGAAAAACTACCCTACTTCTATTGATTGGAAAAAAGCTACAAACTTAACTTTTACACCTGATGTAGGGAAAGTTAAGACTTATTCGGCATCAGAAACAGAGTATTTTTTTAATGGCGGTTGGGTTGGGCCAAGACTTGTACTTAAAAGAGCTAACAGAGTTTAGTTATTTGTAATTATTTGGGACGGTGTTGTCCCATAAACGGTCAAAATTTTAGAATTAGCATTTAATAATAATAAAAATAACTACTTTATTTTCTTAGACTAGGGAGAAATAAAATCTTTGGCATAGGAATTGACATTAAAATAATTGCGAATCGGGGACTAGGGATTGGCGGAGTGTAATGCGTTATCTAAATATTTACCAGTCCCCGATTTCTATTTTTAAAGCATTTTTAATTTCTGGAGGCATTTACTATGCAGCTTTTTATTAAAGATCTCCAATATGGCTTTCGGATGTTAAAAAAGCATTGGGCTGTGTCAATCATTGCAATAATTGCTCTAGCTTTAGGTATTGGTGCTAATAGTGCTATTTTTAGTGTAGTAAATGCTGTGCTGCTTCAACCCCTACCTTATGAAGAAGCAGAGAGATTAATCTTTCTCTCAGAAAAAAGCTCTCAATTAGACAACATGTCTATTGCTTATCCTAATTTTGAGGATTGGCGAGATCAAAATAGAGTTTTTGAATCTATAGGGGTATTTCGTAATCAAAGCTATAACCTTGTAGGCGAAGGAGAACCCGAACGAATAGCAGGTTCTCAGGCTTCACGGGAAATGTTTGTAGCATTAAGAGCAAAGCCAATACTAGGACGTATTTTTTTACCAGAAGAAGATAAACCAGGTGCAAGCCCTGTTGTTATATTAAGTTATCAACTATGGCAAAGCCGCTTTGGTGGTCAAAGTGATATTTTAGGGAAAAATCTAACACTTAATAACCAAAGCTATACAGTTATTGGAGTTATGCCACCAAAATTTGAATTTCCTCGTCAAGTAAGACTTTGGACTCCTGTTGGATTAAGTGCGAGTGACCCTAATTGGAATCGAGGAAACCATCCTGGTTTATATGGTGTAGCTAGATTAAAGCCTAATGTCACAATAGAACAAGCTGATAAAGACTTAGCTACAATTGCCGCAGAGTTAGAAGAACTTCATCCTAAAACTAACCCAGATAATAAAGTAGTAGTAGTTTCATTGTATGAGCGAGCTACTAGAGATGTACGACCAGGCTTATTACTGCTTTTAGCTGCTGTTGGAGCAGTTTTGCTAATTGCTTGTGCTAATGTAGCTAATTTAATGCTTGCACGTGCTGTAAGCCGTGGTAAAGAAATAGCTATTCGTAGTGTTTTAGGTGCAAATCGCTTAAGAATAATTCGACAACTCTTAACAGAAAGCTTGATTTTGTCATTAACTGGAGGATTATTTGGCCTGCTAATTGCAATTTGGGGAATTGATGCTTTAATAGCTTTTGCTGGACTAGAAAACATGCCTCGCGTGTCTGATATTAAAGTAGATGGATATGTGCTAGCTTTTACTTTGGGCCTATCTTGTGCAACAGGGATAATTTTTGGTTTAGTTCCGGCCCTACAAGCTACAAAACTAGATTTAACCGAATCATTAAAAGAAACAAGCCGTAACACTACCAGCCAACAACAACAAAAATTGCGTAGTTTGTTAGTAATAGGTGAAATTGCTATTGCACTAGTTTTATTAATTAATGCAGGGCTTTTTATTAAAAGCTTTGTTAATTTACAAAGGCTAGATACAGGGTTTAATCCAGATAGCATTCTTACTATGACTGTTAATTTACCTAAAACAAAGTATCCAGAGCCTACTGACCGCATAAACTTTCATAATCAATTACTTACGAAATTAGCGGCTGTACCAGGGATAAAATCTGTAGCTACAATCAATAGACTTCCACTGCAAAACGGAGGTAATCAAACCAGTTTTTCTACAGAAGATTTTCCTGTAACAGATGGCAAATTACCTTTAACAGAATTTGGAGCAATTTCACCAGATTACTTTAATACAATGGGGATAAAGCTAATTGCTGGGAGGTTTTTTACTGAGCAAGATAAAGCTGATACTCCTGCGGTAGCAATTATAGATGAGCGTTTTGCTAAACGCTTTTGGCCCAACACTTCAGCAGTAGGTAAAAGGCTAAAAAGTGGTGATCATACTAAGGAAAATCCTTGGATGGAGATTATTGGAGTAGTTTCTAGCATTCGTTATGATGAATTAACAGAAGATGAACACTTAATTCATATGTATCGCCCATATAATCAAACACCTATTAGCCAAATAAATTTAGCTATTAAAACCATGACGGATCCGCTAGGTTATTCTAGTGCTATTCGTAGTGAAATTTTAGCTATAGATAAAGATCAACCAACTTTTGATATTAAAACAATGAATCAAAGAGTAGGCGATTCAATTGCTTCTCGGCGTATTGGAATTGTTTTATTAAGTCTATTTTCAACAATTGCTTTAGTGCTTTCATCAGTGGGGATTTATGGCGTAATGTCCTACTCTGTTTCACAGCGCACACATGAAATAGGCATTCGTATGGCACTAGGTGCGCAAACACAAGATGTAGTAGGAATGGTAATTAAACAAGGAATGAAACTAGCCTTAATTGGTGTAGGGATTGGTTTAATAGGAGCAATAGCTTGTAGTCGTGCTATCAGTAGCCTTCTTTATGGTGTTAGCACTACGGATCCAATAACTTTTATTTTAGTTTCAGGCTTTTTAATCTTAGTCGCTTTAATTGCTTGTTATATTCCAGCACGTCGAGCCACAAAAGTTGATCCACTTGTTGCACTGCGTTATGAATAATAATTGTGCCAACTCTAAAATATCATAATCAAAAACTTATATACATTTTTAGCTTGAGATTTGTCTCTTAGGCTAAAAATGTTCCTGCTTTTGGCTTCCAAACTAATATCTTTGAGCATCAAAATTTGGAAAACCAACTATTTAGCATTATAGCTTTGATAAGTTGTTAGAGTGATTTTTGCTATGATAAAATTTCAAGTTTTCCAACTACAGCCCCAACTGTAAACTTAAAATTAATAATAAAGCAAAGGCCCGTATCTAAAAGAAAATGAAAGAACTTAATAGCATCATGAATTTTTCTCTTTCTGATTTACCCACTTTTTCCATAAAAGAAAATCAAAATTTTCAACTTGGAATAGGCAATTTTCATTACTCAGATCTTTATAAACCTGAGAAGCTACAAGAGTTGGCAGATTTGTTTTACAAAAAAGTAAAAGAAGATGCTCCAGAACTTTGGCAAATTTGGGAACCATATTTGGCTAGTGCAGGAAAAAATCACACTCTAACACCAAAAGCAGAATCTGACATAATTGTTAGAATGGCTCAACAATTAGGCACATTTTTAGAAAAGCTTTTTCCTGTTGGAGAAGAAACAGAGAAAATAAAAGCACAAACAGAACGAGAAAAATTAGTTATGCAACTAAAGCGTAATTTTATGTCTCGCTCTATGAAAAAATATACTTTGGCACAGTTGCCAGAGCTAGATCTTGTGTTACTTCGTACCCAAGCCCAGGTTTTGCAACAAGTGGCTTTTGCTGATACTCTTTGGGAAGTTGATGCAGAGTTTGGTATGGCTCAAATGGTTGTAACGCTAGTTAATTGGGAAAAGGAATATGATAAACACTTTATTAATCCTGCTAAAAACCCTTTAATTGAAGCTAGCCGTGAAAGTGTCACCAACCTTCATAAAGTGCTGCAAAATCAAGCAATAATGCAAGTTTTATTATTAGATTGTGAGTTAACAGAAAAGGAACTTGAAACTTATCCAGCAGAAACTGTTGCAGCACGAAGTGAACATAAATTTATTAAGCGTCTTTTGACTATGTTAGAAGCTTGGTCGTTTGTACGTTATCACTCATCAGAAACTCATCATGAAGTTGCAGATTGGCTTTCTTATAAACATCCAGAAAATCTTGAATATCAACAACTTGTTAAGCTAAATCGCCCTAAAAAAGATTTGCAAGAAATGTTTTTTGGCCCAGAAAAACTTTTACGCCGTCGAGATGGCTTTAAGCTAACAGACCGACGAAATAACTTTAAGCAGGTCTATCATGAAGTAGATTATTGTCTTTATTGTCATGAACGTGAGAAAGATTCTTGCTCGAAAGGCTTTGTAGAAAAGGATCTTAGCTATCGTAAAAATCCGCTTAATATTCCATTAAAGGGCTGTCCTTTGGATGAAAAAATCTCTGAAGCACATCTCTTAAAACGTGATGGACATTCCCTAGCAGCACTAGCAACAATAATGATTGATAACCCAATGGCACCCGGTACAGGCCACCGGATTTGTAACGATTGTATGAAAAGCTGCATTTTCCAAAAACAAGAGCCTGTCAATATCCCTCAAGTTGAAACCGGAGTTTTAACCGATATACTTAATTTGCCTTATGGATTTGAAATCTACGGCTTGCTAACACGTTGGAATCCGCTAAATGTTCGCCGTCCTTATATGCTTCCCTACAATGGAAAAAATGTTTTAGTAGTTGGAATGGGGCCAGCAGGCTACACCCTAGCACATTATTTACTTAATGAAGGGTTTGGAGTCGTTGGAGTTGATGGACTAAAAAATTGAGCCATTACCAAAAGAATTAACTGGCGATGAAAAAACTTTTCCCCAGCCAATTCAAAATATTCAAGAATTTTGTAAAGAGCTAGACGAGCGTATTTTATTAGGCTTTGGCGGTGTTTCAGAGTATGGAATTACAGTCCGCTGGGATAAAAATTTCCTATTTATGATTTATTTAACTTTAATGCGTCGCAAAACGCTTAAACTATATGGAGGTGTCCGGTTTGGCGGAACATTTTCAATAGAAGACGCATGGGAAATGGGTTTTGACCATATTGCTATTGCTACTGGGGCTGGTAAACCTACCATTGTACAAATGAAAAATAATTTGATTCGTGGTATTCGCAAAGCTTCAGACTTTTTGATGGCACTTCAATTAACAGGGGCTTATAAAAAATCTATCCTTGCCAATCTCCAAGTCCAACTTCCAGCAATTGTTATTGGTGGTGGGTTAACTGGTATTGATACAGCAACGGAGCTTTTTGCTTATTATCCTATCCAAGTTGAAAAAACTTTAGATCATTTTGAAAAAATGTCTCAAGAACTTGGAGAAGACCGAATTTGGTCAATGCTAAATGAGGAAGAAAAGCAGATTCTACAAGTATTTTTAGACCATGGTCGTCAAATCCGGGAAGAACGTTTACGCGCTCGCCGCATAGGTGAAGAGCCTAATTTTGTCCCGCTAGTTCGTTCTTGGGGTGGGGTTTCCTTAGTTTACCGTAAAACTTTGGTTGATTCTCCTGCCTATAGATTAAATCACGAAGAAGTAATCAAAGCCTTAGAAGAAGGCATTGCATTTATAGAAAATCTTAGCCCTGTTGAAGCAATTCCTGATAAATATGGTGCTGTATCTGCCCTACGTTTTGAACGAGCAAAATTAAATGAAGAAGGCAAATGGCAACAAAGCGGTGAATTTGTAACTTTACCAGCTAAAACAGTCTGTGTTGCAGCAGGTACTAGCCCAAATATTATTTATGAGAAAGAGCGACCTGGCACATTTAAGTTAGATAAATGGAATCAATTCTTTGCTGGCTACAAAGAAGAAGTTGATGAAAATGGACAAATTAGTCTTGTTGCTGGTGCTGGAGATGAAGCTTTCTTTACTTCTTATGAAAAAGATGGTCATTACATTAGTTATTATGGTGATAATCATCCTGCCTATGCTGGAAATGTTGTAAAGGCTATGGCTTCAGCTAAACACGGCTATTTACACGTTTGCAAGATTTTTGCTAAAGACTTAGCTAATTTAGACCCAACTAAACAAGCAGAGAGAGACGAAAGATTCCAAACTTTAGTTGATAAATTAAATGATGAGCTAACAGCAGAAGTTGTTAGAGTTGATAGACTTACCTCTACAATTGTTGAAGTTATTGTTCGCGCACCATTAGCAGCTAGAAAATTTGAACCAGGCCAATTTTACCGCTTACAAAACTTTGAAGTAGATAGTGAAGTTATAGATGGTTCTACTTTAATGATGGAAGGTCTAGCCTTGACAGGTGCTTGGGTAGACAAAGAAAAAGGCTGGCTTAGTATGATTGTACTAGAAATGGGTGTTAGCTCGCGTCTTTGTGCTAGCTTACGACCAGGACAAAAAGTTATCGTCATGGGGCCAACTGGCGCACCTACAGAAATCCCTGAAAATGAAAAAGTTATGTTGGTTGGTGGCGGTCTTGGAAATGCTGTACTTTTCTCTATTGCCGAAGCACTACGTAAAAATGGAAATTGGGTAATTTATTTTGCTGGTTATCGTAAGGCTGGTGATATGTACAAGCGCGAAGAGATTGAAAAAGCTGCTGATATGGTAATTTGGTCTGTAGATGCTGGCGAAATGATCCCTACTAATGAAAATCGACCTCAAGACCGAACTTTCCGAGGCAATATTGTTCAAGCTATCCAAGCTTATTCAAGTGGTGAAATGGGTCAAACCCCAATGCAACTTTGTAAAATTGACCGAATTATTGCTATTGGTAGCGATAGAATGATGGCAGCCGTTAAAGATGCCCGTAGTAGCATTTTGGCTGAACAATTTAGCCCTAATCATATTGCTATTGGAAGTATTAACTCACCTATGCAATGTATGATGAAAGAAGTTTGCGCTCAATGCCTACAAAAGCATATTGATCCTGATACAGGAAAAGAAAGTTTTGTTTTCTCCTGCTTTAATCAAGATCAAAAGCTAGACCTAGTAGATTTTCCTAATCTAAATGATAGGCTACGAGCAAATTCTTTGCAGGAAAAGTTATCTAATTTGTGGCTAGATTATCTGTTGCATAAAAAGCAGATAATGTTAGTATAGAAGCAGATTTTTTTGTTAGGGAAAACCATTTTTCCCTAACAAAACTGTAATTTTGCCTAAAGTATAAGTAGTGTAGTAGGTAAAAAATTGATTGAGTGGGTAAGAAAAAAACAACAACTAATAGGTAGTTTAGGTCTACTTTCTTCCACAAAAGAAAATTTAGAAGGTCTGCTCTCTGATGATCAACAAGTTAGAATTGTTAGCCTTAATGCACATTGTGGAAAAAAGCTAGAACGGATTATTGATGAATTACAAAAACCTAGACTAGCTCTAGGAGATGTTATTTTACTTCAAGAAGTTGAAGAAAAACTTCGCTTAAACCAAACAGAACTTCTAGCTAATAGACTTGGCTATCATGCTTGTTATTTACCTGCCCGCTTAACTCGTCGGGGTACACACGGCCTAGCAATCCTTAGCCGCTACCCGATGACAGATATAGAAATCCTTCCACTACCTCGTTATGAAAGATTAATTAAAACCCGTAGTCGTGTTGCAATGGGTGCAACTATACTAGTTGGTAGTGAAAAAATCCGGGTTTATAACGTCCATTTAGACACACATATCAATGCTCTAAAACGTAGAGAACAACTTTATCCTGTGATTTCTGCTTCAAATGAGCATTATCATATTCCAACAATCATTGCTGGAGACTTTAACACTTTTCGACCTCGACACACTTCATATTTAGATGAAATGCTAGCCGATGCTGGCTTTTTCTCACCCTTCTTATTTGGCTCTCATTACACAGCTAAGTTTCTTTTCTGGCGACCTCAATTAGACTGGATTTACACACGTAATTTACAAATTACTAGGGCTAATGTTGAACAGGAAAGTAACTGCTCTGATCATCGTCCGCTTTGGGCTGATGCAGTTTTACCTAGCAGCGAACTTTCTTTAATGTCAAGATAAAACTTAAAGTGAGGTAAGTTTTTATGTCCGCTATTAAAACTTTAATGACAGCAAATGAATTATTACAAATGCCAAAAGATGGTTTTAGATATGAGCTAATCCAAGGAGAATTAAGGAAAATGTCCCCAGCCGGAGGTAAACATGGCGTTTTAGCAATGAGATTTGGAGCAAAATTAGGTATTTTTGTAGAGGATAATGATTTAGGCACAGTTTATGCAGCAGAAACAGGTTATAAAATAAAAACAAATCCAGATACTGTAATAGCACCTGATGTTAGCTTTATTAGCAAAGAGCGTTTACCAGAATCAGAAATTCCTGATGGTTACTTAACTTACTGTTCCTGAATTGGTTATTGAAGTCATTTCCCCTAATGATGCTAAAAAAGAGGTTGAAGAAAAAGTTCAAACTTGGCTTGATTTTGGTGTTAGCGTTGTTATTTTAATTAACCCCAAAAAACGCGTTGTAACAGTTTATCGCTCTTTTACTAGCTTTATCACCTTACAAGAAAATGATATGTTAGTTTTAGATGATACTGTTACAGGATTTTCTTATCCCATCTCCAAACTTTTCTTAAAAGAAAAAGCATAAATAACTAATTAGTTTTCTACTAAGCTTTTTGATCTGCTGCTGCAAGTTTGCGTTTTTTATGGTATCTATAAGCAATAAAAGCTATTATCGCTCCACCAATAATAAATATTTTTGCTTGTCCAACTAATTTTAATACATAAGGTAAATTGCTAGCTAAGTGATAACCAAGTTGGGTCATAATAAACACCCAAACTACTGCACCTGTAGCGTTATAAAACATAAAACGTCCAACAGGCATACGAGCAGCACCGCTTAAAGGGCCAGCTGCCCAACGAAGTCCAGCAATAAAACGCGCAACAAATACAGTTTTGTCTCCATAACGCTCAAAAAAACCTTCTAAATTGTTTAATTTGGCTTCTGTTAGCCCTACGTATCTACCATAGCGTAAAATCAAAGGTCTGCCGCCTCGTCTACCTATCATATAGCCGATATTGTCGCCAAGAATAGCACTAACAATGCAGACGATTACAGCCACTTCATAATTTAGCCATTTTTCATGTGAAGCATAACCAGCCAAAATAACAGGGGATTCTTCTGGCACAGGCACACCCATATTTCCTAACATAACTAGCGCAAAAATTGTGTAGTAACCATATTTTTTAATTAATCCTGCAATAACATCTATTGTTAAATGTTTGTGAACTTCAATAGCTGCAACAATTAATACAGATAGGACACCTAATAAAATAAAAATAACAATAGCTGCACGAATTTTATTAGCTTTAATTAGCTCAATAATATTTTTTAATTGTTCTTTCATTAAATCCTCGTAAATTTAGCCGCGTCTAATTCCTGCTCTAAGAATTTTTTGTTTATCAATTTCCCCTGTATCTTGTGGCAGTAATTTACATAGCTCAATAATATGATCTTTTAACTGCTCCCATTTTTCTTGGTCTAAAGCCTCACGAGCTTGACTAAAATGTTTTTCTGCTAGCTCTTTATTGGTAAAAACAAAATGAGGTTGGCTTAAATGCTCTAAAGTTTCTTTCCAAAAATCATTTTGCTTAAATCTGACTCTCCAACTAAGTGACTCTAGCTCACTACGAACTTTCTCTAAACCTGTTTCATCTTCGCGCTCAACATAACGTTCAGCTTCTCGGCAAAGTAGCTCAAGTTCTTTCTTTTCTAGCTTATTGCCCCATTTTTCTAGCACCATTTGAGCATCAGCTTTTTCCCATTCAAACTTGCGAAGTGCAAAAAGCATTTTTCCTTCCGTCTGAAGCGTTCTTTCTATATCTCCCATTCGTCCGCGCACTTCACGAAATTCTTCAAAAACTACTCTAGCATCTCCTGGATCTTGTACTTCTGGATTAGCTAGATGGCGATGACCAGATAAATAGATGTCTTCAAGTTTAGCTCTTAATGCTTTTAGCTCTTTTTTTAGAGAAAGCAAGTCTATTTCTTCAGCCATTGATTCTAAGTTATTTAATTTATGGAAGTAACGGTCTAGCTCAAATTGGATTTTTTTAACCTTTTCAATTACTTTTTCTTTGCTTTCATCAGGAATATAAACACCTTGTGAAAAATGCTGGTTTAAAATTGGGACAAATGCTTCTACTTCCATAAGTCGAGATGTATTTATAGCAATGCTTAACTCTATGTCTGAGCCTTCTGGCAAAGGTCGGCGGATATGTGCAGCACTAATTTTTAATGCTCCTACCCAAATATTTGCTTCTGGATCTGGCGATTCACCTTCCCAAATTTTAATAGCAATATAGTCTTCTGGCTGGCTTGGTCTAAGGGTTTTATCAGCTTTGCAATGAACAATTGTTTGTGCTGGAAGCGGGGTAGAGCGAGGAAAAATTTTTTCTACTACAGTAGAGCCATCTAAACGAACAAATTCAGCCCCAATTGAATGTGGCAAAGGTGGTTCAGACAGTACTAGGCCATGACGAATAGCAAAAGAGTCTGGATTAACAGCTAAAATATTGCCTTTTTCATCTCTAAGCGAAATTTGGAAATTAGTTGTTTTTTCTATTAAAAGTTGGACATTGGTTTCAAAATAGCCATCAACAACAGGTAGCCATCCACTTGTCCAATGTTTACTGTCCGACTCAATCAACACTTCTAACTTAGCTGTTGTAGAGTCTAAAATTTGACCAGCAACCAAACAACTAGTCTCAGGCCAAACGCTTTCATGAGCTAAATCAATATTTATAGCGTTGCTTTTTGTTAAATTAATTTTTGGTGTTTGTTTAGGTAGCGTTCCAGCGTAAATTGCTGCACCTCTAGCAACTACCGTCATTGGATCAATACTAAAATCTAGGGGAACGTTTAATTCTGCGCTCAACATATCTCGAATAATTGGCATTTGAGTCGGGCCACCAACCAAAATAATTTTAGCTATGTCTGTTGTGCTAATTCGTGCATCATTGATCGCTTGATGACATAACTGGATGGTTTTAGCTATAAGCGGCTCTACCAAAGGGTTTAAGTCCTTTCTAGTAATTTCTAGCTCTGTTTCAATTTCCTTTGAATCTTCATCCGCGCCAACATTAAAAATGCTAACAGTAACTTTTTCTGCAAAACTTAAATCGATTTTAGCTTGCTCGGCTTCTCGATGAAGGATTTGAATTAACCGACGATAAGACGAAATTGCTTTGCTAACATCTGGTAAATTAAAAGATTGCTGTAACTTAGGCCAAAAGAGTTTTCTAACCAATAGACGATCAAAATCTAAGCCTCCAAACATATTATTTCCACGATGTTCTAAAACGGTAAGTTGACCTTCTTTAGTAGAAACTACTGCAATGTCAAAGGTTCCTCCGCCTAAATCATAAACTAAACACCGCATATCCTCATATCAGGGCTAATTCCATAAGCAATAGCGGCTGCAATAGGTTCTTGGAGAAGCGGAGATTCTGCTAAACCTGCTAAATTAGCAGCGCGAGCCGTTGCTTCACATTGCAATTGTCCAAAAGCCGCAGGAACAGTTATCACTGACGAAGAAATTTGCTCATCACTAGCTTGGCGAGCATCTTCTAACACAGATTTTAGGACTTCAGCAGACAACTCTTCTGCTGTCAAAGATTTATTAGCTGCCTTAAAATACCTTGGATCGCTTTGTCCCATCCAACGCTTAAAACCGCTGTCTACATTTTCAAAATCTTCATAGAGAAGTTGA includes:
- a CDS encoding DedA family protein; this encodes MKEQLKNIIELIKANKIRAAIVIFILLGVLSVLIVAAIEVHKHLTIDVIAGLIKKYGYYTIFALVMLGNMGVPVPEESPVILAGYASHEKWLNYEVAVIVCIVSAILGDNIGYMIGRRGGRPLILRYGRYVGLTEAKLNNLEGFFERYGDKTVFVARFIAGLRWAAGPLSGAARMPVGRFMFYNATGAVVWVFIMTQLGYHLASNLPYVLKLVGQAKIFIIGGAIIAFIAYRYHKKRKLAAADQKA
- a CDS encoding endonuclease/exonuclease/phosphatase family protein; the protein is MIEWVRKKQQLIGSLGLLSSTKENLEGLLSDDQQVRIVSLNAHCGKKLERIIDELQKPRLALGDVILLQEVEEKLRLNQTELLANRLGYHACYLPARLTRRGTHGLAILSRYPMTDIEILPLPRYERLIKTRSRVAMGATILVGSEKIRVYNVHLDTHINALKRREQLYPVISASNEHYHIPTIIAGDFNTFRPRHTSYLDEMLADAGFFSPFLFGSHYTAKFLFWRPQLDWIYTRNLQITRANVEQESNCSDHRPLWADAVLPSSELSLMSR
- a CDS encoding Uma2 family endonuclease yields the protein MSAIKTLMTANELLQMPKDGFRYELIQGELRKMSPAGGKHGVLAMRFGAKLGIFVEDNDLGTVYAAETGYKIKTNPDTVIAPDVSFISKERLPESEIPDGYLTYCS
- a CDS encoding Hsp70 family protein is translated as MRCLVYDLGGGTFDIAVVSTKEGQLTVLEHRGNNMFGGLDFDRLLVRKLFWPKLQQSFNLPDVSKAISSYRRLIQILHREAEQAKIDLSFAEKVTVSIFNVGADEDSKEIETELEITRKDLNPLVEPLIAKTIQLCHQAINDARISTTDIAKIILVGGPTQMPIIRDMLSAELNVPLDFSIDPMTVVARGAAIYAGTLPKQTPKINLTKSNAINIDLAHESVWPETSCLVAGQILDSTTAKLEVLIESDSKHWTSGWLPVVDGYFETNVQLLIEKTTNFQISLRDEKGNILAVNPDSFAIRHGLVLSEPPLPHSIGAEFVRLDGSTVVEKIFPRSTPLPAQTIVHCKADKTLRPSQPEDYIAIKIWEGESPDPEANIWVGALKISAAHIRRPLPEGSDIELSIAINTSRLMEVEAFVPILNQHFSQGVYIPDESKEKVIEKVKKIQFELDRYFHKLNNLESMAEEIDLLSLKKELKALRAKLEDIYLSGHRHLANPEVQDPGDARVVFEEFREVRGRMGDIERTLQTEGKMLFALRKFEWEKADAQMVLEKWGNKLEKKELELLCREAERYVEREDETGLEKVRSELESLSWRVRFKQNDFWKETLEHLSQPHFVFTNKELAEKHFSQAREALDQEKWEQLKDHIIELCKLLPQDTGEIDKQKILRAGIRRG
- the thpR gene encoding RNA 2',3'-cyclic phosphodiesterase; this encodes MNEMIRTFICIELPNNLKTQLEKVTEELKKQSKAKISWVKASNLHLTLRFLGDVTKDQVSTIKSCVEQASQNTNSFAITASGLGTFPNTKRPRVFWIGINDTSKSLLSLQKHIEQELVKAGFGRSDYPFSPHLTLGRVKEGNAQELAEKLSTMKFDPINFDVSELIVMRSDLRAGGSLYTRLATIKLLKEN
- a CDS encoding ABC transporter permease; the encoded protein is MQLFIKDLQYGFRMLKKHWAVSIIAIIALALGIGANSAIFSVVNAVLLQPLPYEEAERLIFLSEKSSQLDNMSIAYPNFEDWRDQNRVFESIGVFRNQSYNLVGEGEPERIAGSQASREMFVALRAKPILGRIFLPEEDKPGASPVVILSYQLWQSRFGGQSDILGKNLTLNNQSYTVIGVMPPKFEFPRQVRLWTPVGLSASDPNWNRGNHPGLYGVARLKPNVTIEQADKDLATIAAELEELHPKTNPDNKVVVVSLYERATRDVRPGLLLLLAAVGAVLLIACANVANLMLARAVSRGKEIAIRSVLGANRLRIIRQLLTESLILSLTGGLFGLLIAIWGIDALIAFAGLENMPRVSDIKVDGYVLAFTLGLSCATGIIFGLVPALQATKLDLTESLKETSRNTTSQQQQKLRSLLVIGEIAIALVLLINAGLFIKSFVNLQRLDTGFNPDSILTMTVNLPKTKYPEPTDRINFHNQLLTKLAAVPGIKSVATINRLPLQNGGNQTSFSTEDFPVTDGKLPLTEFGAISPDYFNTMGIKLIAGRFFTEQDKADTPAVAIIDERFAKRFWPNTSAVGKRLKSGDHTKENPWMEIIGVVSSIRYDELTEDEHLIHMYRPYNQTPISQINLAIKTMTDPLGYSSAIRSEILAIDKDQPTFDIKTMNQRVGDSIASRRIGIVLLSLFSTIALVLSSVGIYGVMSYSVSQRTHEIGIRMALGAQTQDVVGMVIKQGMKLALIGVGIGLIGAIACSRAISSLLYGVSTTDPITFILVSGFLILVALIACYIPARRATKVDPLVALRYE
- a CDS encoding Uma2 family endonuclease, which gives rise to MVIEVISPNDAKKEVEEKVQTWLDFGVSVVILINPKKRVVTVYRSFTSFITLQENDMLVLDDTVTGFSYPISKLFLKEKA